In Apium graveolens cultivar Ventura chromosome 10, ASM990537v1, whole genome shotgun sequence, the following are encoded in one genomic region:
- the LOC141690892 gene encoding autophagy-related protein 18d-like — protein MSSTVSPSRGLLPSPMLGNYDSSVAGVSSPFSNVEPDASNNDETELLYASWNQDYGCFAAGTSLGFRIFNCDPFKETFRRDLKSGGFGIVEMLFRCNILALVGGKANTQYPPNKVVIWDDHQGRCIGEFSFRSEVRAVKLRRDRVVVVLEHKVYVYNFMDLKLLHQIETVANPKGLCCLSHQMNTSVLACPGIRRGQVRIEHFGLHMTKIIQAHDAQIACITMTMDGLLLATASTKGTLIRIFNTMDGTRLQEVRRGVDRADIYSIALSLNVQWLAVSSDKGTIHIFSLRVRGAGEDPSFQSSPVKSTAFIHQNSSSSLDALVSPSTGANPGSSLSFMKGVLPKYFSSEWSFARFHIPECTQFIAAFGSQNTLVIVGMDGSFYRCSFDPVNGGEMVQQEYVRFLKNESRQR, from the exons ATGAGTTCAACTGTCTCACCATCTCGGGGACTTCTTCCTTCGCCAATGCTTGGCAATTACGATTCTTCAGTAGCTGGAGTTTCCAGTCCTTTTAGCAATGTAGAACCAGATGCTAGCAACAATGATGAAACTGAATTACTTTATGCCTCATGGAATCAAGACTATGGCTGCTTTGCAGCTGGAACAAGTCTCGGATTTCGTATATTCAATTGTGATCCTTTTAAAGAAACTTTTAGGAGGGATCTAAAAAGTGGGGGATTTGGTATTGTGGAGATGCTCTTCCGGTGCAATATTTTGGCACTTGTTGGTGGGAAAGCAAATACACAATATCCTCCTAATAAAGTTGTAATCTGGGATGATCACCAGGGCCGGTGCATTGGGGAATTTTCTTTTAGATCTGAGGTCCGTGCAGTTAAATTAAGAAGGGATCGTGTTGTTGTGGTACTTGAACACAAAGTTTATGTTTATAATTTTATGGATCTTAAACTTCTTCATCAAATTGAAACTGTGGCAAACCCCAAGGGACTTTGTTGCCTTTCCCACCAAATGAATACATCTGTGTTGGCTTGCCCCGGCATTAGACGAGGACAGGTCCGGATTGAACATTTTGGCCTACATATGACCAAAATTATTCAGGCACATGATGCTCAGATAGCATGTATAACCATGACGATGGATGGGCTTCTTCTTGCAACTGCCAGTACAAAAGGCACATTAATAAGGATTTTTAACACTATGGATGGGACTAGGCTACAAGAG GTACGCAGGGGAGTGGATAGAGCCGATATCTACAGTATTGCTCTCTCTTTAAATGTCCAGTGGCTTGCTGTTTCAAGTGACAAAGGTACTATACATATATTCAGTCTTAGAGTACGAGGTGCTGGAGAGGACCCATCTTTTCAATCTAGTCCTGTCAAAAGTACTGCTTTCATTCACCAGAATTCATCATCTTCACTTGATGCCCTCGTATCTCCGAGTACTGGGGCAAATCCCGGTTCATCGTTGTCATTCATGAAAG GGGTCTTGCCAAAATACTTTAGCTCTGAATGGTCATTTGCTCGGTTCCATATACCGGAGTGTACACAGTTTATTGCAGCATTTGGATCTCAGAACACACTTGTTATTGTCGGCATGGATGGGAG CTTCTACAGGTGCAGTTTTGACCCTGTGAATGGAGGGGAGATGGTCCAGCAGGAATATGTTCGATTCTTAAAGAATGAAAGCAGACAAAGATGA